The following coding sequences lie in one Saccharopolyspora hordei genomic window:
- the thrC gene encoding threonine synthase: MTVAAQRTTKTIDLGNAVELVSKEEGHRQPLAPEFVSLEDFSPLEVAYDFPKLRREDIEAGPRSIWRYKQLLPVPSNVEEHPNTDPGCTRLIRADNLAKALGVKRIWVKDDTGNPTHSFKDRVVAVALAAAREFGFKVLACPSTGNLANAVAAAAARAGWDSVVLVPKSLERAKILMSAVYDGSLLAVDGNYDDVNRLATELAGEHEDWAFVNVNVRPYYSEGSKTLAFEVAEQLGWRIPEQIVVPIASGSQLTKVYKGFNELGETGLVEPSPVRIFGAQATGCSPVSTAFKNGHDVVQPVRPDTIARSLAIGAPADGPYVLDIVRKTNGAIEDVTDDEVREGIKLLAKTEGIFAETAGGVTVATAKKLIEAGKIDPDAETVLLITGDGLKTLDAVQDQIGPKATVAPTTEAVNAALGL; this comes from the coding sequence ATGACCGTTGCTGCCCAGCGCACGACCAAGACCATCGACCTCGGCAACGCTGTCGAACTGGTGTCCAAGGAAGAGGGGCACCGCCAGCCGCTGGCTCCCGAGTTCGTCTCGCTGGAAGACTTCTCGCCGCTGGAAGTCGCCTACGACTTCCCGAAGCTGCGCCGCGAGGACATCGAGGCCGGTCCCCGGTCGATCTGGCGCTACAAGCAGCTGCTCCCGGTGCCCTCCAACGTGGAGGAGCACCCGAACACCGACCCCGGCTGTACCCGCTTGATCCGGGCCGACAACCTCGCCAAGGCACTGGGCGTGAAGCGGATCTGGGTCAAGGACGACACCGGTAACCCGACGCACTCGTTCAAGGACCGCGTGGTCGCCGTCGCGCTGGCCGCCGCGCGCGAGTTCGGGTTCAAGGTGCTCGCGTGCCCGTCGACGGGCAACCTCGCCAACGCGGTGGCCGCGGCCGCCGCCCGCGCCGGCTGGGACTCGGTGGTGCTGGTGCCGAAGTCCCTCGAGCGCGCCAAGATCTTGATGAGCGCCGTCTACGACGGCTCGCTGCTCGCCGTCGACGGCAACTACGACGACGTCAACCGCCTGGCCACCGAGCTGGCCGGGGAGCACGAGGACTGGGCGTTCGTCAACGTCAACGTCCGTCCCTACTACTCGGAGGGCTCCAAGACCCTCGCCTTCGAGGTCGCCGAGCAGCTCGGCTGGCGCATCCCCGAGCAGATCGTGGTGCCGATCGCCTCCGGCTCCCAGCTGACCAAGGTCTACAAGGGCTTCAACGAGCTCGGTGAGACCGGCCTGGTGGAGCCGAGCCCGGTGCGGATCTTCGGTGCGCAGGCCACCGGCTGCTCCCCGGTGTCGACCGCGTTCAAGAACGGCCACGACGTGGTGCAGCCGGTCCGGCCGGACACCATCGCGCGCTCGCTGGCGATCGGGGCGCCCGCCGACGGGCCGTACGTGCTGGACATCGTGCGCAAGACCAACGGCGCCATCGAGGACGTCACCGACGACGAGGTCCGCGAGGGCATCAAGCTGCTGGCCAAGACCGAGGGCATCTTCGCCGAGACCGCCGGTGGGGTCACCGTGGCCACCGCGAAGAAGCTCATCGAGGCAGGCAAGATCGACCCGGACGCCGAGACCGTCCTGCTCATCACCGGTGACGGGCTGAAGACGCTGGACGCCGTCCAGGACCAGATCGGCCCGAAGGCCACCGTGGCCCCGACGACCGAGGCGGTCAACGCGGCCCTCGGCCTGTGA
- a CDS encoding DNA internalization-related competence protein ComEC/Rec2 translates to MSPGLDLRLAPAAAAVWAVTLVGLLVGWTAAAALAALALLVVPLVVPAARHRAWARGALVVLLLAGVTAAGMAVRAHRAEHHPVRQAAHHGERLTARVTLTSAPVPLHGPSFGARRAQDRALVRAELETAEVRGRHVRAGGPVVLLVPTAQWRELIAGQRVTVHGKAAPPRPGELTIAAVQVFDAPAEVAPAPGWQRAAADLREGLRSTAAAELGPAAAGLLPGLVIGDTSGLPPEVAQDFDAAGLTHLMAVSGANLAIVCGAVLLLLHLVGAGPVLSVLGAGAALVGFVVLAGPEPSVLRAAAMGAISLLALALGRRRSALPVLSASVIGLLLLLPELATSPGFALSVAATAGLVLLAPAWAAGLRDRGVPIGAAEAVAVPLAAHVVTAPLVAALSGTVSLVAVPANLLAGPVVAPATVFGVLATVVAPLSAWLAGTFTWLAAPELEWLVLVADRAAAVPGGAVDWLPGTAGGLLLAGLLLVVLIALRGKRIRVLVSVALLLVVLVLVPVRNAVSGWPVPGWSMVACDVGQGDGLVLATGRPEEAVVVDTGPDVERATACLQRLGVRRVPLAVLTHLHADHIGGLAGLLGEFAVGAVAVGPLREPAWAMREVVRNARAHRVPVVPMQSGQRASWPGLVLDVLAPDPALARTQTAEDANDASIVLLATTPAGRLLLTGDVELPAQGRLLSSGVDLRADVLKVPHHGSRYTTPRFLSAVRPRTAVISVGDGNSYGHPSPFVVDTLARAGTAVLRTDHEGDIAILPGPHGPRHVSRGDPLRAVDR, encoded by the coding sequence GTGAGCCCCGGGCTCGACCTGCGCCTGGCACCGGCCGCGGCCGCGGTGTGGGCGGTGACGCTGGTCGGCCTGCTGGTGGGCTGGACCGCCGCGGCGGCGCTGGCGGCGCTCGCGCTGCTGGTGGTCCCGCTGGTGGTCCCGGCGGCGCGGCACCGGGCGTGGGCGAGGGGAGCTCTGGTCGTCCTGCTGCTGGCCGGGGTGACCGCGGCCGGCATGGCCGTCCGGGCGCACCGCGCCGAGCACCACCCGGTGCGCCAGGCCGCCCACCACGGCGAGCGGCTGACGGCGCGGGTGACCCTGACCAGCGCACCGGTCCCGCTCCACGGCCCGTCCTTCGGGGCGCGGCGGGCGCAGGACCGCGCACTGGTCCGGGCCGAGCTGGAGACGGCCGAGGTCCGGGGCCGGCACGTGCGGGCCGGGGGGCCGGTGGTGCTGCTGGTGCCGACCGCGCAGTGGCGGGAGCTCATCGCCGGGCAGCGGGTGACCGTCCACGGCAAGGCCGCGCCACCGAGACCGGGTGAGCTCACGATCGCCGCGGTGCAGGTCTTCGACGCACCCGCCGAGGTGGCGCCGGCACCGGGGTGGCAACGTGCGGCGGCGGACCTGCGTGAGGGGCTGCGCAGCACGGCGGCCGCCGAGCTGGGCCCCGCTGCGGCCGGGCTGCTCCCGGGGCTGGTCATCGGCGACACCAGTGGGCTGCCGCCCGAGGTGGCGCAGGACTTCGACGCCGCGGGTCTCACCCACCTCATGGCCGTCTCGGGCGCCAACCTGGCGATCGTGTGCGGTGCCGTGCTCCTGCTGCTGCACCTGGTCGGCGCGGGGCCGGTGCTGTCGGTGCTGGGCGCGGGCGCGGCGCTCGTCGGGTTCGTCGTCCTGGCGGGCCCGGAACCGAGCGTGCTGCGCGCGGCCGCGATGGGGGCGATCTCCCTGCTGGCGCTGGCCCTGGGCAGACGCCGGTCGGCGCTGCCGGTGCTGTCCGCGAGCGTGATCGGCCTGCTCCTGCTGTTGCCGGAGCTGGCGACCTCACCGGGGTTCGCCCTGTCCGTCGCGGCGACGGCCGGGTTGGTCCTGCTCGCCCCGGCGTGGGCGGCGGGGCTGCGGGACCGCGGTGTCCCGATCGGTGCGGCCGAGGCCGTCGCGGTGCCGCTGGCGGCGCACGTCGTCACGGCTCCGCTGGTCGCCGCGCTGTCCGGGACGGTCAGCCTCGTCGCGGTCCCGGCGAACCTGCTCGCCGGGCCGGTCGTCGCCCCGGCGACCGTGTTCGGGGTGCTGGCCACGGTGGTCGCCCCGCTGTCCGCGTGGCTGGCGGGCACGTTCACCTGGCTCGCCGCGCCGGAGCTGGAGTGGCTGGTGCTGGTCGCCGACCGCGCAGCCGCCGTGCCCGGTGGGGCCGTCGACTGGCTGCCCGGCACGGCCGGTGGGCTGCTGCTGGCGGGACTGCTGCTCGTGGTGCTGATCGCGTTGCGCGGCAAGCGGATCCGCGTCCTGGTGTCGGTGGCGCTGCTGCTCGTGGTGCTCGTCCTGGTGCCGGTGCGCAACGCGGTCTCGGGGTGGCCGGTCCCGGGCTGGAGCATGGTGGCCTGCGACGTCGGGCAGGGCGACGGGCTCGTGCTCGCCACCGGGCGGCCGGAGGAGGCGGTGGTGGTCGACACCGGTCCGGACGTGGAGCGGGCCACGGCCTGCCTGCAGCGGCTCGGGGTGCGCCGGGTGCCGCTGGCGGTGCTGACGCACCTGCACGCCGACCACATCGGCGGGCTCGCCGGTCTGCTGGGCGAGTTCGCGGTCGGCGCGGTGGCGGTCGGGCCGCTGCGGGAACCGGCGTGGGCGATGCGGGAGGTGGTGCGGAACGCCCGTGCGCACCGGGTGCCGGTCGTGCCGATGCAGTCCGGGCAGCGGGCGAGCTGGCCGGGCCTGGTGCTCGACGTGCTGGCGCCGGACCCGGCGCTCGCGCGGACGCAGACGGCCGAGGACGCCAACGACGCCTCGATCGTGCTGCTGGCCACCACACCGGCGGGGCGGTTGCTGCTCACCGGGGACGTCGAGCTCCCGGCCCAGGGGCGCCTGCTCTCGTCCGGGGTGGACCTGCGGGCGGACGTGCTCAAGGTGCCGCACCACGGGTCCCGGTACACCACGCCGAGGTTCCTCAGCGCGGTGCGACCGAGGACGGCGGTGATCAGCGTCGGTGACGGCAACAGCTACGGCCACCCCAGCCCGTTCGTGGTGGACACGCTCGCCCGCGCGGGCACGGCGGTGCTGCGCACCGACCACGAAGGCGACATCGCGATCCTGCCGGGACCGCACGGCCCCCGGCACGTGTCACGGGGCGACCCGCTGCGCGCGGTGGACCGGTGA
- the holA gene encoding DNA polymerase III subunit delta: MSSPSVVTEPLHLVLGDEELLVERAMWAAVGAARAADPEAELRRVKVSELTPPELAEMLSPSLFAEARVLVLEAAQDAGKEIAEALLSHAKDPVDGVTLVVVHSGGGRSKHAKELPKELRKLGARVTECAKVTKPAEREAFVKDEIRRAGGKANAAAVSALIETVGSDLRELSAAATQLVADTGGKVDETAVRRYHRGRAEVTGFAVAEKAVTGDRAAALEALRWAVQLGVPHVLIADALADSVRTIGRVAAAGGRNDPFRLAGELGMPAWKVKKALAQSRGWSPTSLAAALQAVAEVNADVKGMAADATYALERTVLRLVELRGQRP; this comes from the coding sequence ATGAGCTCACCGTCCGTGGTCACCGAACCGCTGCACCTGGTCCTCGGAGACGAGGAACTGCTGGTGGAACGCGCGATGTGGGCTGCGGTCGGCGCGGCCCGCGCGGCGGACCCGGAGGCCGAGCTGCGCCGGGTCAAGGTGAGTGAACTCACCCCTCCCGAGCTGGCCGAGATGCTCAGTCCGTCGCTGTTCGCGGAGGCCCGGGTGCTGGTGCTGGAGGCCGCGCAGGACGCGGGCAAGGAGATCGCCGAAGCGCTGCTCTCCCACGCCAAGGACCCGGTCGACGGTGTGACGCTCGTCGTCGTGCACTCCGGTGGCGGGCGCTCGAAGCACGCCAAGGAGCTGCCCAAGGAACTGCGCAAGCTGGGTGCGCGCGTCACCGAGTGCGCCAAGGTCACCAAGCCCGCCGAGCGGGAGGCCTTCGTCAAGGACGAGATCCGCAGGGCCGGCGGCAAGGCGAACGCGGCCGCCGTGTCGGCGCTCATCGAGACGGTCGGCTCGGACCTCCGCGAGCTCTCCGCGGCCGCGACGCAGCTGGTCGCCGACACCGGCGGGAAGGTCGACGAGACCGCGGTGCGCCGCTACCACCGGGGCCGGGCGGAGGTCACCGGCTTCGCGGTCGCCGAGAAGGCGGTGACCGGCGACCGCGCGGCCGCGCTGGAGGCGCTGCGCTGGGCGGTGCAGCTCGGCGTGCCGCACGTGCTGATCGCCGACGCGCTGGCGGACTCGGTGCGCACCATCGGCCGGGTCGCGGCGGCCGGCGGCCGCAACGACCCGTTCCGCCTCGCCGGCGAGCTCGGCATGCCCGCGTGGAAGGTGAAGAAGGCGCTGGCCCAGTCCCGGGGCTGGAGCCCCACCAGCCTCGCGGCCGCGCTGCAGGCCGTCGCCGAGGTCAACGCCGACGTCAAGGGCATGGCCGCGGACGCCACCTACGCCCTGGAGCGCACCGTCCTGCGCCTGGTCGAGCTGCGCGGCCAGCGCCCGTGA
- the rpsT gene encoding 30S ribosomal protein S20, which yields MANIKSQIKRIRTNEKNRQRNKAVKSSLKTAIRKFREAAAAGDKEKAIELQRAASRALDKAASKGVIHRNQAANKKSALARRVNQL from the coding sequence GTGGCCAACATCAAGTCCCAGATCAAGCGGATCCGGACCAACGAGAAGAACCGGCAGCGCAACAAGGCCGTGAAGTCCTCGCTGAAGACCGCGATCCGCAAGTTCCGCGAGGCCGCTGCCGCCGGCGACAAGGAGAAGGCGATCGAGCTGCAGCGGGCCGCGAGCCGCGCGCTGGACAAGGCCGCCAGCAAGGGTGTCATCCACCGCAACCAGGCCGCCAACAAGAAGTCCGCTCTCGCGCGCCGCGTCAACCAGCTCTGA
- a CDS encoding TSUP family transporter, with the protein MLDALDWPGFADLSLAGVLLLCAAAFLAGAVDAIVGGGGLIQLPAMLLLMPGGEVIHSLATNKVAAIAGTAAAARTYAKRTPIDWRAALPMALVALLGSLGGAALANALPSAVLNVVVLAALVAVGVHTWRKPDLGSVDAPRFQRRVQLLVMLAGGALIGFWDGIAGPGTGSFLVFLLVGLVGFAFVTASATAKVVNVATNIGALVFFVPAGKVLWGLGLVMAAGNVAGSVLGAALAARRGSGFVRRVFLTVVVGLVLSLGWKVAAGA; encoded by the coding sequence GTGCTCGACGCCCTGGACTGGCCCGGTTTCGCCGACCTCTCGCTCGCCGGAGTGCTCCTGCTGTGCGCGGCGGCGTTCCTCGCCGGGGCGGTCGACGCGATCGTGGGCGGTGGCGGGCTGATCCAGCTGCCCGCGATGCTGCTGCTCATGCCCGGCGGTGAAGTGATCCACTCGCTGGCCACCAACAAGGTCGCCGCGATCGCCGGGACCGCCGCGGCCGCCCGGACCTACGCCAAGCGCACCCCGATCGACTGGCGCGCGGCCCTGCCGATGGCGCTGGTGGCGCTGCTGGGCTCGCTGGGCGGCGCGGCGCTCGCCAACGCGCTGCCGTCCGCCGTGCTCAACGTCGTCGTGCTCGCCGCCCTGGTGGCCGTGGGCGTCCACACCTGGCGCAAGCCCGACCTCGGGTCGGTGGACGCGCCGCGCTTCCAGCGCCGCGTCCAGCTGCTCGTGATGCTCGCCGGCGGCGCGCTGATCGGGTTCTGGGACGGCATCGCCGGGCCCGGCACCGGGTCGTTCCTGGTGTTCCTGCTGGTCGGCCTGGTCGGGTTCGCGTTCGTGACGGCGTCGGCCACGGCGAAGGTGGTCAACGTCGCGACCAACATCGGCGCGCTGGTCTTCTTCGTGCCCGCGGGCAAGGTCCTGTGGGGACTGGGGCTGGTGATGGCGGCCGGCAACGTCGCGGGCAGCGTGCTCGGCGCGGCGCTGGCCGCTCGGCGCGGCTCCGGTTTCGTCCGCCGCGTCTTCCTGACCGTGGTCGTCGGCCTCGTCCTGAGCCTCGGCTGGAAGGTTGCGGCCGGGGCGTAG
- a CDS encoding virginiamycin B lyase family protein, whose translation MTPTAVVEQCTVADEASGPYAITAGPDGALWFTLVRGSGIGRLVPGSEPTRFPLGPDRGPTIIVPGPDGALWFTEYQAHRIGRITTDGAVDEHPLPTSDSGPYGIAAGPDGALWFTETAADRIGRITPDGQVREFTLPITGGFPSAITAGADGGMWFTLNQASAIGRIGAEGEVTVHPLPTDAAGPVGITAGPDGALWFVEIAAGQVGSITPDGAIDEFPLPDRTARPHAITSGADGRLWFTEWAGNRIGSITTEGVVETHDLPTPGSEPHGITLGPDGALWAALEFGALARITSSSSVDAHR comes from the coding sequence ATGACGCCCACCGCCGTGGTCGAGCAGTGCACCGTCGCCGACGAGGCCAGCGGCCCGTACGCGATCACCGCCGGACCGGACGGCGCGCTCTGGTTCACCCTGGTCCGCGGCAGCGGCATCGGCCGTCTGGTGCCCGGCTCCGAGCCCACCCGCTTCCCGCTCGGCCCGGACCGCGGGCCGACGATCATCGTCCCCGGTCCGGACGGTGCCCTGTGGTTCACCGAGTACCAGGCCCACCGGATCGGCCGGATCACCACCGACGGCGCGGTCGACGAGCACCCACTGCCCACTTCGGACTCGGGGCCGTACGGCATCGCCGCCGGACCGGACGGCGCGCTGTGGTTCACCGAGACCGCCGCCGACCGGATCGGCCGCATCACCCCGGACGGGCAGGTGCGCGAGTTCACCCTCCCGATCACCGGCGGCTTCCCGTCCGCGATCACCGCGGGCGCCGACGGCGGGATGTGGTTCACCCTCAACCAGGCCAGCGCCATCGGCCGGATCGGCGCCGAGGGCGAGGTCACCGTGCACCCGCTGCCCACGGACGCGGCCGGGCCGGTCGGGATCACGGCCGGGCCGGACGGCGCGCTCTGGTTCGTCGAGATCGCCGCGGGCCAGGTCGGGAGTATCACCCCGGACGGCGCGATCGACGAGTTCCCGCTGCCCGACCGCACTGCCCGGCCGCACGCCATCACCTCCGGCGCTGACGGCAGGCTGTGGTTCACCGAGTGGGCCGGCAACCGGATCGGCTCGATCACCACCGAGGGCGTCGTCGAGACGCACGACCTGCCCACTCCCGGGTCCGAACCGCACGGCATCACGCTCGGGCCCGACGGTGCGCTGTGGGCGGCGCTGGAGTTCGGTGCGCTCGCTCGGATCACCTCCTCGTCCTCGGTCGACGCCCACCGCTGA
- a CDS encoding ComEA family DNA-binding protein, producing MVHAHAFRTTAEPDEDLDPRSRLQTLGRHAARDDAAERAGPGYSVAPPEPVPRTRLRRLAERWLPESLLRSRVDPGRAGVLALALVAGVLLLGVAAMAWTSRSDAEPAPPPVLPAPPPPVTTASEPDLVVSVVGRVARPGLVTVEPGSRVADAVEAAGGALPDTDLTGLNLARRLSDGEQLYVAVPVPPQAQAGQSGDGKVDLNTATEEQLDELPGIGEVTAKRIVQWRTEHGRFDSVEQLREIEGIGSSRFARLRDLVRV from the coding sequence ATGGTGCACGCACACGCATTCCGCACGACCGCTGAACCCGACGAAGACCTCGACCCGCGCAGCAGGCTGCAGACCTTGGGCCGGCACGCCGCTCGCGATGACGCCGCGGAGCGCGCCGGGCCGGGCTACTCGGTGGCCCCGCCGGAACCCGTGCCGCGCACGCGCCTGCGCCGGCTCGCCGAACGCTGGCTGCCCGAGTCCCTGCTGAGGTCCAGAGTGGACCCCGGCCGGGCGGGTGTGCTGGCGCTCGCCCTCGTGGCCGGGGTGCTGCTGCTCGGCGTCGCCGCGATGGCGTGGACTTCTCGGTCCGACGCCGAACCCGCGCCACCACCGGTCCTGCCCGCGCCACCGCCGCCCGTGACCACCGCGTCCGAACCGGACCTGGTGGTCAGCGTCGTCGGCCGGGTCGCGCGCCCGGGGCTGGTCACGGTCGAGCCCGGCAGCCGCGTCGCCGACGCGGTCGAAGCCGCCGGTGGAGCGCTGCCGGACACCGACCTGACCGGGCTCAACCTCGCTCGCCGCCTGTCCGACGGTGAGCAGCTCTACGTCGCCGTGCCCGTGCCGCCGCAAGCCCAGGCGGGACAGAGCGGTGACGGGAAGGTCGACCTGAACACCGCCACGGAGGAGCAGCTCGATGAACTGCCAGGTATCGGCGAGGTCACCGCCAAGCGCATCGTGCAGTGGCGGACCGAGCACGGCCGGTTCGACTCGGTGGAGCAGCTGCGGGAGATCGAGGGCATCGGCAGCTCGCGCTTCGCCCGGCTGCGGGACCTGGTGCGGGTGTGA